Proteins found in one Triticum aestivum cultivar Chinese Spring chromosome 4D, IWGSC CS RefSeq v2.1, whole genome shotgun sequence genomic segment:
- the LOC123099749 gene encoding salicylic acid-binding protein 2: MEAALDSGAKAKHIILVHGVCHGGWSWYKVAAGLRSAAGHGCRVHAPDLAASGIDDRRLPEVATFSEYTGPLLDALRSLPAGEKAVLVGHSLGGLSVALAAEMFPDKVAVAAFLSAYMPDCASPPSHVLIQHGEGNWVAPLDNEMKPQDADGRLPASFMFGPQFIEQKLYQLCSSEDVALAKSLIRVGSLFLEDLQARQPFTEERYGSVRKVYVVCKQDVTIPEAYQRLMVANNPVDEVREIDGADHMAMLSAPEQVVKCILDIAEKYE, encoded by the exons ATGGAGGCGGCACTTGATAGCGGTGCAAAGGCAAAGCACATCATCCTCGTCCACGGCGTGTGCCACGGAGGCTGGAGCTGGTACAAGGTGGCGGCGGGGCTACGGTCTGCGGCTGGGCACGGCTGCCGCGTCCACGCGCCGGACCTAGCCGCGTCGGGCATCGATGACCGCCGGCTGCCAGAGGTAGCAACGTTCAGCGAGTACACGGGGCCGCTGCTCGATGCACTCCGGTCGCTCCCGGCCGGGGAGAAGGCGGTGCTCGTTGGCCACAGCCTCGGGGGCCTTAGCGTCGCCCTCGCCGCCGAGATGTTCCCGGACAAGGTCGCAGTCGCCGCGTTCCTCTCGGCTTACATGCCGGACTGCGCGTCCCCGCCGTCGCATGTCCTCATACAG CATGGTGAGGGCAACTGGGTAGCCCCGTTGGACAACGAGATGAAACCCCAAGATGCAGATGGAAGACTCCCGGCTTCCTTCATGTTCGGGCCGCAATTTATAGAACAAAAGCTCTATCAGCTGTGCTCATCGGAG GACGTCGCCCTTGCAAAATCTCTCATACGAGTCGGCTCATTGTTCCTGGAAGACCTGCAAGCCCGGCAGCCATTCACCGAGGAACGCTATGGCTCGGTCCGCAAGGTCTATGTAGTATGCAAGCAAGATGTGACCATACCAGAGGCGTACCAAAGGTTGATGGTGGCCAACAACCCGGTGGACGAGGTCAGAGAGATCGACGGTGCAGATCATATGGCGATGCTCTCGGCGCCTGAACAGGTTGTCAAGTGTATCCTCGACATTGCTGAGAAATATGAGTAA